From the Leptospira sp. WS60.C2 genome, one window contains:
- a CDS encoding general secretion pathway protein GspK produces the protein MNRLRIQLSSINKKARSGFMVYLLVMAIGTASSFTAIKFYNDAATEYQVAKAQADGFRAHMLAKAGFMGAVGALKKIPEEVLYQSGLAMDPPPIPLGGGVIYYTMSPEDGKININSLVKIYDDQPNQRTIEMVTRLFYQFGLKREMIFPILDWIDENHQETGGGAEQYYYNRLTPPRKIKNAPFYSLSELLNVKGFDRSLVYESLKPKDYDKNNSRDFMTEEERALRSDKDYVLSNNITAYLPAGDSYDDRININTAPYFVLMSLSDFMTKQAAMKILKLKLQKGGYIKELKDLETEPEFQVKTTGDLTLYKELAGEGTDVSGGRIKTKGEVYKISGVGIIKNKVVRKVTGLFDLTNNQMLYYTED, from the coding sequence ATGAATCGCTTGCGCATCCAGTTATCCTCTATAAATAAAAAAGCCAGAAGTGGTTTTATGGTCTATCTCCTAGTGATGGCGATAGGTACGGCTTCTTCTTTTACTGCGATCAAATTTTATAATGATGCAGCCACAGAATACCAAGTAGCCAAAGCACAAGCGGATGGTTTCAGAGCCCATATGTTAGCAAAGGCTGGGTTTATGGGTGCAGTCGGTGCTTTGAAGAAAATCCCAGAAGAAGTATTGTACCAATCAGGCCTTGCGATGGATCCACCCCCCATTCCACTCGGGGGTGGTGTGATCTACTACACCATGAGTCCAGAAGATGGGAAAATCAACATCAACTCCCTCGTCAAAATTTACGACGACCAACCCAACCAAAGAACGATCGAAATGGTAACGCGTTTGTTTTACCAATTTGGCCTCAAAAGGGAAATGATTTTTCCCATTTTGGACTGGATTGATGAAAACCACCAGGAAACGGGAGGAGGTGCCGAACAATACTATTACAATCGACTGACTCCTCCAAGAAAAATCAAAAACGCCCCTTTTTATTCTCTCTCAGAACTTTTAAATGTGAAGGGTTTTGATCGGTCTTTGGTGTATGAGAGTTTGAAACCGAAGGATTACGACAAAAATAATTCCAGAGACTTTATGACAGAAGAGGAAAGGGCCCTTCGTTCCGATAAGGACTATGTGCTCTCGAATAATATCACTGCCTATTTGCCTGCTGGAGACTCCTACGATGATCGGATCAATATCAACACGGCACCCTATTTTGTCCTCATGTCCCTGTCTGATTTCATGACCAAACAAGCCGCCATGAAAATTTTGAAACTCAAGTTGCAGAAAGGAGGCTATATTAAAGAATTGAAAGATCTGGAGACAGAACCAGAGTTCCAAGTGAAAACCACCGGTGATCTTACCTTGTACAAGGAACTCGCGGGTGAGGGAACAGATGTCTCTGGTGGACGGATCAAAACAAAAGGTGAAGTCTACAAAATTTCAGGGGTGGGAATTATTAAGAATAAAGTGGTTCGAAAGGTAACAGGATTATTTGATCTTACCAACAACCAGATGTTATACTATACTGAAGATTAA
- the pilM gene encoding pilus assembly protein PilM has protein sequence MLSFDQYLAIDYGSTFLKGVLFKKVLGKVVILRTESLPVVELDENEGDPFEYNIIRFIQSFFPEENRFLLNLGIHNLFVRDLTVPLVSEKAIQEVLPFEVENLVPYPMEELEVIGKTWRTGKENSDVITFNVHHSELFRALKPFAKGDLTLSCLSLDSFVLSTLISKNYPLLVADQTILQLDLGGKYSILNIVYEGKLRHTRQIYIGGEEVTAEIASLLKMDMEDARLVKESLPVGILFDSIEKTEETKFLNQFHISLTQLKALRKFILAKLDQIIHEVENSIFSLPEKERPSLILLSGGASLYPGLTGYLEEKLGIKTGRYEFLGINDPSFVTAVATGMHFEVRSRVNFLETGFAKKIHTNRFKLSAFKPHIILVSISLILLFGVFIIGIVLDKRKISANKQILMEKYKNGIGGELGEDEDPLDAASKKLKAERKKTEIYRLFLSQESVLDVLNEATEQFPSPDVLPFVLDQFDFDEKEIQIYGRVNEFGEVGTIQSALEKSEKFTNIQIQNKRLITGVNKFKVSFKIKMNVVTPKDEP, from the coding sequence ATGTTATCATTTGATCAATACCTCGCAATCGATTACGGCTCGACCTTTTTGAAAGGTGTATTATTTAAAAAAGTGTTGGGCAAAGTGGTCATACTACGTACAGAAAGTTTGCCCGTTGTGGAACTAGATGAAAACGAAGGAGATCCATTCGAATACAATATCATTAGGTTCATTCAAAGTTTTTTCCCAGAAGAAAATCGGTTTTTACTCAATTTAGGAATCCATAATTTATTTGTGCGAGATCTGACTGTCCCTCTCGTATCAGAAAAAGCCATCCAAGAAGTTTTGCCGTTTGAAGTGGAAAATCTTGTTCCTTATCCTATGGAAGAACTTGAGGTTATTGGTAAAACTTGGAGAACGGGAAAAGAAAATTCAGATGTAATTACATTCAATGTGCACCACTCTGAGTTGTTTCGTGCGTTAAAACCGTTTGCCAAAGGTGATTTGACTTTAAGTTGTTTGTCGTTAGATTCTTTTGTTCTATCCACTCTTATTTCTAAAAACTATCCTCTGTTAGTGGCAGATCAAACTATCCTTCAGTTAGACCTAGGTGGAAAGTATAGCATTCTCAATATTGTATATGAAGGAAAGTTAAGGCATACTCGCCAAATTTACATTGGCGGAGAAGAAGTGACCGCTGAAATTGCATCTCTTCTGAAAATGGATATGGAAGATGCAAGACTTGTCAAAGAATCTCTTCCTGTGGGTATTTTATTTGATTCCATTGAAAAAACGGAAGAAACTAAGTTTTTAAACCAATTTCACATTAGTCTCACTCAACTAAAGGCACTTAGAAAGTTCATTTTGGCTAAGTTAGACCAAATCATTCATGAAGTCGAAAATAGTATTTTCTCTCTACCCGAAAAAGAAAGACCATCTCTGATTTTACTTTCTGGTGGTGCTAGTCTCTATCCAGGCCTTACTGGATACCTAGAAGAAAAACTGGGAATCAAAACGGGTAGGTATGAATTTTTAGGTATCAATGACCCAAGTTTTGTGACAGCAGTCGCAACTGGTATGCATTTTGAAGTAAGAAGTCGTGTCAATTTCTTGGAGACAGGCTTTGCAAAAAAGATTCATACAAATCGTTTTAAGTTATCTGCTTTCAAACCACATATTATTTTAGTCAGTATTTCTCTGATTCTGTTATTTGGTGTTTTTATCATTGGGATTGTTTTAGACAAACGTAAAATATCCGCAAATAAACAAATATTAATGGAAAAATACAAGAATGGGATTGGAGGTGAGTTAGGCGAAGACGAAGACCCGCTTGATGCGGCTAGTAAAAAGTTAAAAGCAGAACGTAAAAAGACGGAAATATACCGTTTGTTTTTGTCTCAAGAAAGTGTTCTCGATGTTTTAAATGAGGCGACAGAACAATTCCCATCTCCCGACGTTCTGCCTTTTGTTCTAGATCAGTTTGACTTTGATGAAAAGGAAATCCAAATATATGGAAGGGTTAACGAATTTGGAGAGGTCGGAACCATCCAATCTGCCTTGGAAAAATCGGAAAAATTTACGAACATTCAAATTCAAAATAAACGGCTGATTACTGGTGTGAACAAATTTAAAGTCAGTTTTAAAATTAAAATGAATGTTGTGACTCCAAAGGATGAACCATAA
- the gspN gene encoding type II secretion system protein GspN yields MAKENELEEDFDFEEDATVQESLLEDDSEIFEEDTDEEHTKVNRKEVLTLITISIVSFFVFTLFIFPLNEIVRSILIKTGKETGIFMDAKEIHFPMFGRKSFDSFVMSFPSGNSLKAEEVSLGMSLFGILQSRLDGDVNVGYFSFEGSDLSIGIQSLEFPIRLSPIDDKITKWNGEGEISLSGGKIKESMDIPFLGSLKGTDIKRANFLFKIRSGKLLLERGTLDSNLAKFQFQGVVRLSDTISYSQLDLKVCFSFTDKFAAERQDLVGMVALLPQEGGKTCIPLRGTIASPKVDLPSLNQLGGGVPKMEDGSIEPAPTP; encoded by the coding sequence ATGGCAAAAGAAAACGAATTAGAAGAAGATTTTGACTTTGAGGAAGATGCTACGGTTCAAGAATCTCTACTAGAAGATGATTCTGAGATTTTTGAAGAAGATACAGATGAAGAACATACCAAAGTTAATCGGAAAGAAGTTCTAACGCTGATTACTATTTCTATTGTATCTTTTTTTGTTTTTACTCTATTTATTTTTCCATTAAATGAAATTGTAAGATCTATTTTGATAAAGACGGGTAAAGAAACCGGGATTTTTATGGATGCAAAAGAAATCCATTTTCCCATGTTTGGGCGGAAGTCGTTTGATAGTTTTGTAATGAGTTTTCCGTCGGGCAATTCTTTAAAAGCGGAAGAAGTAAGTCTCGGAATGTCTTTGTTCGGCATTCTTCAGTCGCGATTGGATGGTGACGTAAATGTTGGTTATTTCAGTTTCGAAGGAAGTGATCTTTCTATTGGAATTCAATCTCTAGAGTTCCCTATTCGTCTCTCTCCCATCGATGATAAAATTACTAAATGGAACGGAGAAGGGGAAATTTCCCTATCTGGTGGAAAAATCAAGGAATCGATGGACATCCCTTTTTTGGGTTCTTTGAAAGGAACTGATATTAAAAGAGCGAATTTCCTTTTTAAAATTCGTTCTGGAAAACTACTTTTGGAACGAGGTACTCTCGATTCTAACCTTGCGAAGTTTCAATTCCAAGGTGTTGTGCGACTTTCTGATACCATCTCTTATTCCCAACTTGATTTAAAGGTTTGTTTTTCTTTTACGGATAAATTTGCCGCTGAAAGGCAAGATTTGGTAGGTATGGTTGCATTGTTGCCACAAGAAGGTGGGAAAACGTGCATTCCCTTGAGAGGAACAATTGCTTCTCCCAAAGTGGATCTTCCCAGCTTGAATCAGTTAGGTGGCGGTGTTCCCAAAATGGAAGATGGTTCCATTGAACCTGCACCAACGCCGTAA
- a CDS encoding vitamin B12-dependent ribonucleotide reductase codes for MKIERHFTKGNKGLYPNLTWVRKDSKITNTDGSVVFEANGVEVPDFWSQVATDILAQKYFRRKGVPKYLKKVAEKGIPEWLQRSVPDEEKLSALNPEDRYVGESDSKQVFHRLAGCWTYWGFKYGYFSDEDSARVFYEEVIFMLASQMAAPNSPQWFNTGLHWAYGIDGKSQGHYYVDPKSGKLVRSASSYEHPQPHACFIQSVDDDLVNEGGIMDLWVREARLFKYGSGTGTNFSNLRAANESLSGGGKSSGLMSFLKIGDRAAGAIKSGGTTRRAAKMVCLDMDHPDIEEFIDWKVQEEKKVASLVTGSILNNRLLNEIMTACASAKQTLGEEKAYDPSANIELKKAIQKARKAFVPDNYIKRVIDLSRQGYKDLLFEELTTDWQSEAYNTVSGQNSNNSVRITNEFMEAVEKDLPFHLINRTEKEKARKEGREPKPAKTLRARDLWERIANAAWNSADPGTQYHSTINEWHTCPEDGAINASNPCSEYMFLDNTACNLASANLVKFLKEDGSFDVEGYRYLNKVWTIILEISVLMAQFPSKEIAELSYKFRTLGLGYANLGSLLMIMGIPYDSQEAMAVTGAISSIMHMTAYATSAEMAKELGPFAGYEKNKDHMLRVIRNHRRAAYNAPKEEYEGLTITPVGINPSFLPSYLLEAAKEDSDRALALGEQYGYRNAQVTVIAPTGTIGLVMDCDTTGIEPDFALVKYKKLAGGGYFKIINQSVPAALKKLGYSQAEQDAIVNYCKGHATFNGAPGVNTARLKEKGFTEDVLEKLEKQLPFVFDIQFAFNKFTLGEDFLAKTLGIDPSLYNSMGFNLLETLGFTADEIAQANDYVCGTMTIENAPFIKEKDLPVFDCANKCGKYGKRFLSYQSHIRIMAAAQPFISGAISKTINLPEEATIEDVKNAYLMSWKVMIKANALYRDGSKLSQPLNSVFQLLSAVGEEEEELSSASAPKTVTEVAEKLVYKYISERRKLPHRRAGYTQKAMVGGHKVYLRTGEYEDGQLGEIFIDMHKEGAAFRSLMNAFAIAVSLGLQHGVPLEEFVEAFTFFKFEPNGMVSGNPHIKMSTSVIDYIFRELAITYLGRYDLAQVSPEDLRTDEVGRKAEPAKETVGKQESSGLRTPLQVNAISMKSVLEEKQEVVAVAGGLTSQPTQAQSAAATLKIIAEARTKGYTGDSCTECGSFQMVRNGACLKCISCGSTTGCS; via the coding sequence ATGAAGATTGAGAGGCATTTTACCAAAGGGAACAAGGGTTTATACCCAAATTTGACATGGGTTCGTAAGGACTCAAAAATTACCAACACTGACGGTTCCGTTGTCTTTGAAGCAAACGGCGTCGAAGTTCCTGATTTTTGGTCGCAAGTGGCTACCGATATCCTCGCGCAGAAGTATTTCCGCCGTAAAGGTGTCCCGAAATATTTGAAAAAAGTGGCGGAAAAAGGAATCCCTGAGTGGTTGCAACGCTCTGTTCCTGACGAAGAAAAATTATCTGCTCTCAACCCAGAAGACCGATACGTTGGAGAATCTGATTCCAAACAAGTATTCCATCGTTTGGCAGGATGCTGGACCTATTGGGGTTTTAAATACGGTTATTTTTCAGATGAAGACAGTGCGCGAGTTTTCTATGAAGAAGTCATCTTTATGCTCGCAAGCCAAATGGCTGCACCGAACTCACCACAATGGTTCAACACAGGACTCCACTGGGCCTATGGAATCGATGGAAAATCACAAGGTCACTATTACGTTGATCCAAAATCAGGAAAATTAGTAAGATCTGCCTCTTCTTACGAACACCCACAACCACATGCATGTTTCATCCAATCAGTAGATGATGATTTAGTGAATGAAGGTGGAATCATGGACCTTTGGGTCAGAGAAGCTCGCCTCTTTAAGTATGGTTCAGGAACAGGAACCAACTTTTCCAACCTTCGTGCTGCCAATGAGTCTCTTTCTGGTGGTGGAAAAAGTTCTGGTCTTATGTCCTTCTTAAAAATTGGGGATCGTGCTGCAGGAGCGATTAAGTCCGGTGGAACCACTCGTCGTGCGGCAAAGATGGTTTGTCTTGATATGGACCACCCTGATATCGAAGAGTTTATCGATTGGAAAGTCCAAGAAGAGAAAAAAGTGGCTTCTCTTGTCACAGGTTCCATTTTAAACAACCGACTCTTAAATGAAATTATGACGGCTTGTGCTTCCGCCAAACAAACACTTGGTGAAGAAAAAGCATACGACCCAAGTGCCAACATAGAACTCAAGAAGGCAATTCAAAAAGCAAGAAAAGCCTTTGTTCCAGACAATTACATCAAGCGAGTGATTGATTTGTCGAGACAAGGATACAAAGACTTACTGTTTGAAGAGCTCACAACCGATTGGCAATCCGAAGCATACAATACAGTCTCAGGACAAAACTCCAATAACTCCGTACGAATCACAAATGAGTTTATGGAAGCAGTGGAAAAAGACCTCCCCTTCCACCTCATCAATCGCACAGAAAAGGAGAAAGCTCGCAAAGAAGGTCGTGAACCAAAACCGGCAAAAACCCTGCGCGCTCGTGACCTTTGGGAACGCATTGCAAATGCGGCTTGGAACTCAGCGGATCCAGGAACACAATATCATAGCACGATCAACGAATGGCATACATGTCCAGAAGATGGTGCGATCAATGCATCCAATCCATGTTCGGAATACATGTTCCTTGACAACACAGCATGTAACTTAGCTTCTGCGAACCTTGTAAAATTTCTAAAAGAAGATGGATCCTTTGATGTAGAAGGATATCGTTACCTGAACAAAGTCTGGACCATCATCTTAGAGATCTCTGTTCTTATGGCACAATTCCCTTCCAAAGAAATTGCGGAGTTGTCTTACAAATTTAGAACCTTAGGACTTGGGTATGCAAACCTTGGTTCCCTTCTTATGATCATGGGAATTCCTTATGATTCTCAAGAGGCAATGGCTGTGACTGGTGCGATTTCTTCCATCATGCACATGACTGCGTATGCAACGTCAGCAGAGATGGCAAAGGAACTTGGACCATTTGCTGGTTACGAAAAAAACAAAGACCACATGTTGCGTGTGATCCGTAACCACAGACGTGCAGCATACAATGCTCCAAAAGAAGAATATGAAGGACTCACTATCACTCCAGTGGGAATCAACCCTTCTTTCTTACCGTCTTACTTATTGGAAGCGGCAAAAGAAGATTCCGACAGAGCATTGGCACTGGGAGAGCAATACGGTTACCGTAATGCACAAGTAACAGTGATTGCTCCAACGGGAACGATCGGTCTTGTGATGGATTGTGACACTACGGGAATTGAACCTGATTTTGCTCTTGTGAAATACAAAAAACTAGCAGGTGGTGGTTACTTCAAAATCATCAACCAATCGGTTCCTGCAGCACTGAAGAAACTTGGATATAGCCAAGCAGAACAAGATGCGATTGTGAACTACTGTAAAGGACATGCAACATTTAATGGTGCACCAGGTGTTAACACTGCTCGATTGAAAGAAAAAGGTTTCACAGAAGATGTGTTAGAAAAATTGGAAAAACAACTTCCGTTTGTGTTTGATATCCAATTTGCTTTCAACAAATTCACGCTAGGTGAAGATTTCCTTGCCAAAACATTGGGAATTGACCCTTCCCTATATAACTCCATGGGTTTCAACTTACTTGAAACATTGGGATTTACTGCAGATGAGATTGCACAGGCAAATGATTATGTTTGTGGAACCATGACCATCGAAAACGCACCTTTTATCAAAGAGAAGGATCTACCCGTTTTTGATTGTGCCAACAAATGTGGTAAATACGGAAAACGTTTCTTATCTTATCAATCACACATCCGAATCATGGCAGCGGCTCAACCATTCATTTCGGGTGCGATTTCCAAAACGATCAACCTTCCAGAAGAGGCAACCATAGAGGATGTAAAAAATGCATACCTCATGTCCTGGAAGGTAATGATCAAAGCAAATGCTCTCTACCGAGACGGATCAAAACTTTCACAACCTCTTAACTCCGTATTCCAATTGTTAAGTGCAGTGGGAGAAGAGGAAGAAGAACTTAGCTCTGCTTCCGCTCCAAAAACGGTAACAGAAGTAGCAGAAAAATTAGTGTATAAATACATTTCGGAAAGAAGAAAACTTCCACACCGACGTGCAGGATACACGCAAAAAGCGATGGTGGGTGGACACAAAGTATACCTCCGAACAGGAGAATACGAAGATGGCCAACTAGGGGAAATCTTTATAGATATGCATAAAGAAGGAGCGGCTTTCCGTTCCCTTATGAATGCGTTTGCGATTGCGGTTTCCCTTGGATTACAACATGGTGTTCCTTTGGAAGAATTTGTGGAAGCATTTACGTTCTTCAAATTTGAACCAAATGGAATGGTATCTGGTAACCCACATATCAAAATGTCTACTTCTGTGATCGACTATATCTTTAGAGAACTTGCGATCACTTATCTTGGTCGATACGACTTGGCACAAGTATCACCAGAAGATTTGAGAACAGATGAAGTGGGAAGAAAGGCTGAACCAGCAAAAGAAACTGTGGGAAAGCAGGAAAGTAGCGGACTTCGCACTCCGCTACAAGTGAATGCAATTTCTATGAAGTCAGTTCTTGAGGAAAAACAAGAAGTTGTGGCGGTTGCGGGTGGTCTAACATCTCAACCAACGCAAGCACAGTCGGCAGCGGCAACATTAAAGATCATTGCGGAAGCAAGAACCAAAGGTTATACAGGGGATTCTTGTACAGAATGCGGATCTTTCCAAATGGTTAGAAATGGAGCTTGCCTCAAGTGTATCTCTTGTGGATCCACAACGGGTTGTTCGTAA
- a CDS encoding L,D-transpeptidase, which translates to MDILSVIFFPWVLKAEPKTQETPDSFQAEQILLLVGKPGDSQGELYFFRVEDGEWQSVLSAVPIWFGRNGIIPKEQKREGDGFTPYGTYPILRVFGKTRKTIRNLEYTQIGKNDHWSDVSTSKHYNQFLRNKEKGATSLWNSPIYQLFIVLEHNTNPSIPGNGSMLFLHPWEETKPTSGCVGMKLADLEMIVQNLDGKKNPFILIVSSDETNKNP; encoded by the coding sequence TTGGACATCCTTAGCGTCATTTTTTTTCCATGGGTACTGAAAGCGGAGCCAAAAACACAAGAAACACCCGACAGTTTCCAAGCCGAACAAATCCTTTTACTGGTAGGAAAACCTGGGGATTCTCAAGGAGAACTTTATTTTTTTCGTGTAGAAGATGGGGAATGGCAGTCAGTGTTATCTGCAGTTCCCATCTGGTTTGGTAGGAATGGAATCATTCCGAAAGAACAAAAACGGGAAGGTGATGGATTTACTCCTTATGGAACTTATCCGATTTTAAGAGTTTTTGGTAAAACAAGAAAAACAATTCGTAATTTAGAATACACTCAAATTGGTAAAAATGACCATTGGAGTGATGTAAGTACATCAAAACATTACAATCAATTTTTACGTAACAAAGAGAAGGGGGCTACTTCCCTTTGGAATTCGCCAATTTACCAACTCTTTATCGTATTGGAACACAATACGAATCCAAGCATCCCAGGGAATGGAAGCATGTTATTTTTGCACCCATGGGAAGAGACAAAACCTACATCAGGTTGTGTGGGAATGAAATTGGCTGATTTGGAAATGATTGTACAAAACTTAGATGGTAAAAAAAATCCTTTTATACTCATCGTGTCGTCTGATGAAACTAACAAGAATCCATGA
- a CDS encoding flavin-containing monooxygenase, whose product MAKQTIRDPKVVIIGAGMTGILLAIELDRIGVKDIIIFEKKEDLGGTWRENTYPGVACDIPAHMYTYSFAPNPEWSHRFAHGDEIHAYFKRVSDEYKVTPKIHFNEAVTEASFQNGQWTTKTSKGKTYVSDFLISATGILHHPAKPNIPGLASFQGKCFHTAEWDHSVPLVGKRIGVIGTGSTAAQVIPEMVKIGKKVSVFQRTPQWIVKVPDTTYTEADKAKWRKEPNILKRFHKWYTFAVEQTFSKAVIGKKIPHLLMSYLCKRNLRTSIKDPVLRKKLTPNYRVGCKRVIVNSTFYDAIQKPNADLVTEGIEKITEKGVVTKDGKEHELDVLVLATGFHPFNFMRPMNLTGENGISIESAWKKKVQAYRSLFIPHFPNFILMLGPNTPIGNFSVIAMSEVQTKYILKIIEDWRKEKFNTIDAKEEALQRFAAYLKKGMAGTVWLGGCQSWYLDPDGDPAMWPYTWSRWEKEMKSPDYGDFHLTSN is encoded by the coding sequence ATGGCAAAACAAACAATCAGGGATCCAAAAGTCGTCATCATTGGTGCTGGAATGACGGGAATCCTACTGGCAATTGAACTGGATCGGATCGGTGTGAAGGACATCATCATCTTCGAAAAAAAAGAGGATTTAGGGGGAACTTGGAGGGAAAATACCTATCCGGGTGTGGCATGCGACATTCCCGCTCATATGTATACGTATAGTTTTGCACCCAATCCTGAGTGGAGTCATAGGTTTGCTCATGGAGATGAAATCCATGCTTACTTCAAACGAGTGAGTGACGAATACAAAGTCACCCCTAAAATTCATTTTAACGAAGCAGTCACAGAAGCTTCCTTCCAAAATGGACAGTGGACCACAAAAACATCGAAAGGTAAAACGTATGTTTCCGATTTTTTAATCTCTGCGACAGGGATTTTGCATCACCCAGCCAAACCAAATATTCCAGGACTCGCATCTTTCCAAGGAAAGTGTTTCCATACTGCAGAATGGGATCATTCGGTACCACTGGTAGGCAAACGGATCGGTGTGATCGGAACGGGATCCACCGCAGCACAGGTCATTCCAGAGATGGTCAAAATTGGAAAAAAAGTCTCCGTCTTCCAAAGGACACCGCAGTGGATCGTCAAAGTCCCGGATACAACCTACACGGAAGCTGACAAAGCCAAATGGAGAAAAGAGCCGAACATTTTAAAACGATTTCACAAATGGTATACCTTTGCCGTAGAACAAACGTTTTCTAAAGCCGTGATTGGAAAAAAGATCCCCCATTTACTGATGAGTTATTTGTGCAAAAGGAATTTACGAACATCTATTAAAGATCCTGTTCTCAGAAAAAAACTCACACCGAACTATCGAGTGGGATGCAAACGTGTGATCGTCAATTCCACTTTCTATGATGCAATCCAAAAACCGAACGCCGATTTGGTGACAGAGGGAATCGAAAAAATCACAGAAAAAGGTGTGGTCACAAAGGATGGAAAAGAGCACGAATTAGATGTACTTGTGCTTGCAACTGGATTTCATCCATTTAACTTTATGCGACCAATGAACCTAACAGGTGAGAATGGAATTTCGATTGAGAGTGCCTGGAAAAAGAAAGTGCAAGCTTACCGATCTCTTTTTATCCCCCACTTTCCTAATTTCATTTTGATGCTTGGACCAAACACTCCTATCGGAAATTTTTCTGTCATTGCAATGAGCGAGGTCCAAACCAAATACATTTTGAAAATCATCGAAGATTGGAGAAAAGAAAAGTTCAATACCATTGACGCAAAAGAAGAAGCCTTACAGCGATTTGCCGCATATCTGAAAAAAGGAATGGCGGGAACAGTATGGCTTGGTGGATGCCAAAGTTGGTATCTGGATCCAGATGGTGATCCTGCGATGTGGCCTTATACTTGGAGTCGTTGGGAAAAAGAAATGAAATCCCCCGATTATGGAGATTTCCATTTAACCTCAAATTAA
- a CDS encoding DoxX family membrane protein: MKIGYTIVRLLLGGLFLFSSVVVLFGLVQEPEITGNLKTFNDGMKASGYLLTLIKGTELVCAIAFLSGRFVPLASVVISPIVVNIFFVHLMIAQDGLPVGIFVVVANAFIAYYNRSAYKPLLVPVYKG; encoded by the coding sequence ATGAAAATAGGATATACCATTGTTCGGTTATTACTCGGTGGACTCTTTTTGTTTTCTTCCGTGGTTGTATTGTTTGGTTTGGTCCAGGAGCCTGAAATCACAGGCAATCTGAAAACCTTCAATGATGGAATGAAAGCTTCTGGGTATCTCCTCACTCTGATCAAGGGAACAGAACTTGTTTGTGCCATCGCTTTTTTATCTGGGCGTTTTGTACCACTTGCTTCGGTTGTCATTTCTCCCATTGTAGTGAATATCTTTTTCGTTCACCTGATGATCGCACAAGATGGTTTGCCTGTTGGAATCTTTGTTGTGGTTGCCAATGCATTCATCGCGTATTACAATCGATCTGCTTACAAACCGTTACTCGTTCCGGTTTACAAGGGGTAA
- a CDS encoding succinate dehydrogenase cytochrome b subunit — protein MTLSLDFFRSSIGKKIIMAITGFIWFGFVILHMVGNLQVFQGPEKLNTYAKFLKDLGPLLWVARIGLIVAFVGHVCTAILLKLENNSARPVSYAKNSTIQASFASRTMAYSGLLLLTFLIYHLAHFTLGYTNPDHYSHEYILKNGDVVHDVYAMVILGFQDPIISSTYVVFMVFLALHFSHALGSMLQTLGILAPKHNPAIQKISTGLGLLVFIGNCSMPISILLGYVR, from the coding sequence ATGACGTTGAGTCTAGACTTCTTTCGATCCTCAATTGGAAAGAAGATCATAATGGCCATTACCGGATTTATCTGGTTTGGATTCGTGATCCTTCACATGGTCGGTAACCTTCAGGTTTTCCAAGGACCAGAAAAATTAAACACCTATGCAAAGTTTCTCAAAGATTTAGGACCTCTTCTTTGGGTGGCTCGGATTGGACTCATCGTGGCTTTTGTAGGACACGTATGCACTGCCATCCTTTTAAAGCTGGAAAACAACTCTGCAAGGCCAGTCTCCTACGCTAAAAATTCGACCATCCAAGCTTCGTTTGCGTCTCGCACGATGGCTTACAGTGGATTATTGCTTTTAACATTCCTTATCTACCATTTAGCGCATTTCACCTTGGGTTACACAAACCCAGACCACTATTCTCATGAGTATATCTTGAAAAATGGTGATGTGGTGCATGATGTGTATGCGATGGTGATTCTTGGTTTCCAAGATCCTATCATCTCCTCCACATATGTGGTATTTATGGTATTCCTTGCCTTGCATTTTTCTCATGCGCTCGGTTCCATGTTACAAACATTAGGCATCCTTGCACCAAAACACAATCCCGCAATTCAAAAGATTTCCACAGGACTTGGGCTCCTTGTCTTCATTGGAAATTGTTCCATGCCAATCTCGATTTTACTCGGGTATGTTCGTTAA